Within Desulfolithobacter dissulfuricans, the genomic segment ACCATGCACCAACCGGTCCGTAACCATCCTTGAAGCGGGACGGGGTGAAGCGGTTTTCCATCATGGTCAGGGTAGCACCTACCTGAGCACACATGGTGTAGGTGGAACCAGCATTCCAAACCGGGTACCATGCACGACCCTTACCTTCACCGGTGGACCGCGGACGGAAGATGTTTACAGCGCCACCGCAGGCTACCAGAGCAGTCTTGCACTTGAAGACATGTACTTTGTTCTCACGGGTGGAGAAGCCGACAGCACCGGCGATGGTGTTCTCGCGGTTCTTGTCGAGCAGCATCTTCACGATGAAGACACGCTCCATGATGTTCTCCTCACCAAGGGCGGTCTTGGCCGGCTCGGCCACGATGCACTTGTAGGACTCACCGTTGATCATGATCTGCCACTTACCGGTACGTACCGGGGTACCACCCTCACGCAGGGAAGGAGCAGGCTTGGCGCCGTCCAGGTTGGATCCGTCCTCAGCTTTCTTCCAGATGGGCAGACCCCACTCCTCGAACAGCTTGACAGACTCGTCAACGTGACGGCCGAGATCGTAGATCAGGTCCTCACGAACAACACCCATCAGGTCGTTACGTACCATCTTGACATAGTCTTCGATGGCGTTCTCGCCGATGTAGGTGTTGATAGCGGACAGACCCTGGGCAACAGCACCAGACCGCTCGAGAGCAGCCTTGTCTACCAGAATGATCTTCATATCCTCGGGGGCCCACTTCTTGATTTCGAAAGCGGTACCACAGGCGGCCATACCACCACCAACGATAAGAACATCACACTCATGCTCTACAACTTCAGGATCCACTACGGCGGGCAGCTCGCCTTTCGGCTTATTCGGTAATGCCATATTTCTATCTCCTCTAATAGATATTCAGAATAGAATTTTTACAGGTATTCAATTACTGAAAAACTTATGCCAGCTTGGTCGGGCTCGGCAGTTCACCCTCGAGGAGCAGACGCTCGTCGTCCAGGTTCTCGCCCCTCTCGCCGACATAGGCATTGGCAGCACCCTCAGCCGTGGTCCGGATCGGGAATTTGAAACGTTTGATGTTACCATTACGGAACTTAACGGTCCACATAATGGAGTCAGAACTCCGCATGGGATGCACCTGACCGCCCATGGGTACGAAGTCATCGTAACCACGAACCATGATTGCACCCTGCGGGCAGATCTTCACGCAGGAGTAGCACTCCCAGCATGCGTCCGGCTCCTGATTGTACGCCTTCATCTCTTCCTTGTTCAGGACCATGAGATCGTTCGGACAGATGTACATGCAGGCCGTCTTGTCACCGCCCTTGCAACCATCGCATTTTGAAGGATCTACAAAACTTGGCATTAATCTACCTCCTCACTTTGATTTTCCTTTATGGCTGCGCCCCTGCGAAGCCAATTACCCCAGTTAACAGAACCAAACAGTACAGGTCCGGAATCCCTGCGAAATCCGCAAAAACACCCTCCCCGCAACTGCATGTGACCAAAAAGACAACTTATTCATCTTACTACCTTTTTTCGCCACTGCTCACTGAGGCGTAAAAAATGAATAATCACTCATTTTTAGTCGAATAACCTTATAATTTGTTGCCTACTCAATGTCAAGCAAAAAGGTTGCAACCCACCTGACTGAAATTTTGAATTATCTGATCAATTAAATTCTTTAAAACAGATCCCGGCTACCCTCTTTGCCGAGCCGGGAACTGCAGGTGCACATCCGTGACGACAAGAGGTCGGCGCAAAGGACTGGTGGTCAACGTTTTCA encodes:
- the aprB gene encoding adenylyl-sulfate reductase subunit beta → MPSFVDPSKCDGCKGGDKTACMYICPNDLMVLNKEEMKAYNQEPDACWECYSCVKICPQGAIMVRGYDDFVPMGGQVHPMRSSDSIMWTVKFRNGNIKRFKFPIRTTAEGAANAYVGERGENLDDERLLLEGELPSPTKLA